The Gossypium hirsutum isolate 1008001.06 chromosome D02, Gossypium_hirsutum_v2.1, whole genome shotgun sequence region GCATCAGAAGATAAACTTTTTGTTACATTTTGATCGGACAATGGACActtagaaacataaaaaaatatgcaaCTTTTTGAGACATTTACTATTCTCACAAAAAAACAactttttgtaatatttttaaagcATTACGAGTGCTTTCCCTTATGGTTAATTCGtcacatttttttacattttgtgaaaaatgtcatgaaaattcaaaaattatctTTCGTGAAGTTTGGATGTCGTTTTCATGATGTTTTCAAAACGTAACAAAAATACAGTTTTGGTGTAGTGTTGTTTTAtagtatataatattaatatttttacgatataaatatgaatatttttttaaatttgacttaAACTCATCTACCTCTTTTAGTCTTAATGTCTCACTATCTAttctcatataaatatatatataattttaaattaagttttaattagttattatgaaGTCTAAATAagatataattttttacaaatataatcttattgtaaaataaatttcagatgtcaaaagaaaaaaaaatgcttttataatattctataataaatataatttatagtgtttgtttcattgaaaacatgttttaaaaaatGACTTTAGGAAATTTTGTTAAAGAAGAGAATATTTTTCTTACAAAGAATCAtccaaacacaaaataaaaaataaatttatttttagaaaatcatcttaatttcaaataaatttaagaaaaaaaaaacacaccacACAGCTATAGCAAAAGGCAACCATGCTTCAATGGAAGACTAGTAGTTGTATGTAAGGGTTAAGACAAATTTAGAAACTGTCGCATTTCTAACACACCATTCTAACATAGAATATCAGCCTATGAGTAGCCATAAAAAATTGGGAAAACTGCGTTTATTAATTTCCCTTGCTACTTAAATATGTGTGGCCGAATACGGAAAACTagcttagttaataattaaacgTGTGAAGCTAAATTCATAGCCTTTTATCCAAATTAAATATAGGATTTACTAGGAGCTGTCTGAGTAGGAAACATGGCACTGGCACATGCTAATGTAGTTTCTTTTTTTAATTGacattaaacaaatttaaatctTCATTTTCCAATGAATCCTAGCTTTAAagaaagatttttttaattaattactgtTGTCACCATTTCTGCTTCATGTTGTATATGAAAAATTCCAATTCTAAGATTTAATCAAATTGAACCGAGAATGGATCAAATTGCGAATAATTATTTACTACACAAAGGAAGAAATTAAACCATGCCATGGCCATGCAGTAATAGATATAATTAATAAGGAAATGCATGCCGGGGAAATTTCAGTCATTCCCAGCAATGGTACGAGTATCTAGTTTTGACAATGGAGGATGTTAATGAGTATCTACTTTTCCTCTTAACTTAAAGCTAAATTATGGGTTCTTATTATCTCCTTCAAAGCGCCATCCATTCATTGCCTCCTCATTTTGCTTTCGTTTTTCGATAATCAGGAGAGCCTATGGCTAAGATTTAGATAGTGTATACCTAAATCCAATGCATCATCAGTATACCTAACCTTAAGTTTTTCTCTTAAGTTGGACAATCAAATTGATCATCAATTACCCAAAAACAAAGACTAGTGTGGCAGATGGTGTGAAATCTTAAGGGTCCTCTATTATGTTGGACTGTTTCTGGCTTTTTCGTCTATCATCTTTAACTTTATCAACGGTGGAAGCTGAAACACTGATGGTCAGGTCGAGGTTCAAATCAGGGAGCTGATGATCCTCCAGGGAACTTGCAGCATCCGAAACTTGATCATTGTCACCTCTGGATTTCTCCGGTGGATGAATATTAGAATTATCGGTGACTGGAACTTTTGAAGCAGGAGATATTATACTTGCACCACTATTGGAATCATGTGGACGAGGAAGATGATTGTGAGTGATCAAACGATGGTTATTGGGATCGATCCCCATGTTTATAAGCTTCCTTCTTAGATGAGAGTTCCAATAATTCTTCACCTCGTTGTCGGTTCTTCCAGGTAATCTTCCGGCTATCAACGACCACCTGAATTTTTTTACAGTAAAAGAATACCAACTTGTTAAAGCTTTTTGCAGATTAAACTTAGATAAGCTAAGCACAATATTAGCACTTTCTCAGagttattaaaaagaaaaacaagaaactTCCATGTTAAACATAGTTATTTGATGAGATTGACTGGTTCTACTAGTTAAATTTACGGTTGGAATAGTTAAATTGGAAATTAGCTAAGGTATAAGTTGAAAGAAAAGTGAATTGATACAAAATTttgttagtatttttatttttataaattttaaaattttatttaattgaaaagtCAAATCAATGATTTCAATAATCCATCTGgttccatttttttatataatgtttaaaacTACTTAAAACTCCAACCCAACTTTTAATAGGAGGATAAAACATGCTTGAGTGTATTTGAACTTATGTTTTtatgcattgacaacaatactaatGCCAACTAGGGGTGTTCAAACGATTAATCGAACCGAACCgaaccgaaatttatatgtttttatttttatttttgttaaaacaagtataaaacatatcaaaaaattaaataaattgataatgttcattAGACCAAATTATCAGAATTAAAACTacttataatttgtattattaattattaagtttggttaattcagttaattcgattaattaccCGATTTCGAACCAAATTAAGCGATAACCAAACGTCTAAAAAATCATTAACTGACCTCCGACCGAATTAGATCGATTAAGtcggttaattcgattttaatcaaaatttaaacacaCCTAACACTAACtgaattaaaactcaattcacAATAATCATCTAAAAAAACATTGTTGATAAATGATAATACATGGCCACTCATAAATGCTTTCTGAGTTTCCCTTTTTATTAGAAGCCTTGTACTTCCATTTCTAGTCTATTTAAGCCACATGTGGCAAAGATTTTCACTTTGATGTTTTGGATGAGGTTAATTCTAGAGATATAGAATCTTGATTTCtctcataaaaattaaaacttctaTAATTACTAAtgataatgtataaaaataatttaattttacatattttcttGTTTTGCTTATCTAAATTAGATGTATATTTTAATTGGAGTAACACACAGCGAACTctcattataataattattaataaaattaattttttttagaaccaaatttttatgtttttgtaagagTTTTTTCACTTATAACAACAATTATAAAGTACACTCTctattaaattagttttttttaaacattatattatcttaaattttaatgaaatcaaTTTTATtcttaagtgaaataaaaatcataaattttaattaaagatattattttgataatttttttaagaaaactatttttaataaataaaattacatttttaaaattttaataaagataATCTAATCtgactaattaataatattattaacatattatagttttttaaaaaagcaaatataatttaaatattgaattattaTGTTATCTTGTgtctataaaaaaacaaaattttgtcaGTATGTAAAAGATATAAAGAGAGAATTGGTACCGGTTGCCTAAGAGTGCATGAAGCTTGATAATTAGATCCTCTTCATCTTCAGTAAAGTTACCTCTTTTAAGGTCAGGCCTAAGATAATTTATCCATCTCAGCCTACAACTTTTACCGCATCGAAGGAGCCCTAAACCATTTTTTATAGGAAAGAAGAAGGAATAATACACAATTAGCATCCCTTGACATTAAAAGGAAAATATTGATGATTAAAATGATGATGCATATAAGATAAGAAACCTGCAGCCTGAGGGAGAGTACGCCAGCAACCTTCGCCATGAATTCGAATGTAATTGATGAGCTTCTCATCTTCTTGCTTAGACCATGCCCCTTTATTTGTGTCTTGCTTATCACAGCAAGGCTTCCTCATTCTCTCCCCTTACTAATTTAACCCTAAAATCTCAGATGATATTAGTAGTGAAAGAGCGCCAAGGCAACAAAAGAAGGGGATGCCTGGGTATATATTAAAGGTTGTTTAGCGACACAGAATTATAAGATAAAAGAGAAATGGAGAAAGAAGGGGGGGGGGTTGGGTTGACTGGTGGTTTGGTCATGCATGTTTCCATGTTTCTTCTCAACCTCTAAGTTTAAAGGGACGAAATTTCAATTACAAAACCAAAAGAAGGGCTAGTAAAagtttgacaatttttttttatcacttttctGGTAGTTGCTTTGGGACTAGATCAAAATCCAACATATCaaatcttttatttcatttatcaggttttccattcataaaataaaataaaacttgttGTTATTCAAAATTTAAACGGAGCGAAATTTTATGgtttatttagtttataatttttgtataatataaagaataaacATTTTACATAAATTAGTAACAATAACTTTAAAGAAACAGTATTGTTAAAATCAAACTAGTGGGTTGAATTAAAAATCGATGATTTGACTAGTTTGACAATTGttgtataataaaaaataaaacaaaacaaaaacaagaatATAATTGATGGTTcaactatttaattaatttttatttttatttaattattattgaataaGAATTGACCGATTAAATCAACAAGATTCTTACATCATAGTAAAAATGTATATAACTTTTTTAGAAAAAACTTTAAGAACCAATTAATGAAACCAATTTGAACCAGTAGAATGTGTTTCCATTACTTTTAACACTGattgtttaaattaatatattgtaaGATAAtaactttctttttcaaaatttattgaaATCAAAACATTACAATCTGTTAATTGAGTCTTAACTTAGTTAATATCGGCATTATTATTACTATAGAAAAATATGGATTCGAATGCATTCAAACACATTTATcttctaatttaaaaattaaaaaatattataaataattatagatattatataaaaaattaattatcagcCTAATTGTATTAAGTAATTGGGTTCCAGCAACCGCTACTCCAACTTCCATCCCACCCTATATATCTCTTTATTGGTTTCGGCTTCAAAAATGATAATTGTCTGTACAtttacatgtatgcatgtatagaGAGAGTTGATTGgttaatttatttagtgatcaatGCCCTGTAGCAGAAGAAGAAATGGGAGTTAGCACTTGGCACCGTCACATGTTCGTAGGTTGACTGATAGTTTTTTTTAGCTATTTCTCAACAACAATGGCAGACCATCTTAGCAAACAGTCTCTCTTTTCATCATTAAataaaatctatatatttttttctaaaaaagaaaaatattttggggCAATCAATAAAAGGATGATACTCATCCCTAGGAGCTGATTTGTTGATATAAGGCATTAACTGACAAAATATTTCATCAGATTTTTATCAAATCATCATCCTTCATTCTTTCTAATAAGTTATTCCTTCCCTTTTTTTCTTAAAcctacattttcttttcttcctgaaAATTACTCTCAGCTGCCATAAAAAACCAAAACGGAATCCTGAaatgattttaatataaaatatgtaaaatgcatataaaaataaataaatttgtaataCTTTTAACACGTTAAAAAAAAACTCTatcacataaaaaaattaaaaacatgtaaaacctatcattttaatattttaaatacattaaaaataatttaaactcagAAAAATTATTTCTCGATTTTTCTGTTTATTCCatatttcctttctttccttACATGGACTGAATTAGCCTTCCTAACAATAAAATTACATTGCAatgatttcaaattttcaattgaaGAATCTCAGGCCATGAGGGACAACTTTTATATTAGGGTATGGATAACAtatcattttatataatattatcatATGTAATAGCTAAACTATAGATTTAGTcgtttaaattatgttttggttatcgaaatttaaaaaaattacaatatgatCACCAATGTTATCAATTTATTGCATTTTGATTATTGAGTTGTTAAGTGGCATTAACTCTGTAACGATAAGTTAAAGCGGCGCACTATAtcattaatttaaatgaaaattttaagtccAATTGCACTAGCCTCCATACTTTTTCCTTTTTGAGcaattcaattctttttatttttatttctttattttctctctttttctctcatcccctatgaaataaaaaattaaaaaaaagaactaaattgctcAAAGGAAAAAATGTAGATACGAGTTATacaatttaaactaaaattttgtcaGTAATGATGATATAACGTGTCACGTCAGCTTGTTGTTAAACTGTTAATGACAGTTAACGGCTCAAGGATCAaatgtaacaaattaataatgttaatggTCATACAGTATGCTAGTGACCATCGTAATTCTTAAAGTTGGGTCATCAAATTACTAAGTCTATAATTACCTAATTTTAAATAGTAGGCCTGCAAGAAGTTTTAGTATGAACTCATAGTTCTGCGACCTTTAGTTGTGAAGAAGACTTAGgtatgttaaaattttgaatggTAGTTTAAAGAATTCCCTGCCAATAGTGTAACCAAATCTCCGTTACAATATATGTTGCATTGGACGCACTTTTTCACTGTattgtttttatgttttcgaaATGCAAACACATGTATTAGATTATATCACGATacagataaaataaaattaaaaaaaatttagttatcAATTAATTCTAGGATTGATTCTAGTttaattttagtcatttttaatatatatatgtatgaaaaaaacacaaaaattaggTAAGAAACACATCTAATGATTTATTTACCGGCATTAATAAGGATTTAAAGAAATAGGTAAGAATAGATTAAAAAGGAAACGAAAACCAAAAAGtagaaattttgatgaaaacgaAACTGGTTTTTGTCACATTTggactttttaatttaataaatagttGGGCTAGActtttcaatttagcccatttgTTTTAAACTCCATTTTTTCAAGACACGGTCATGCGACTTGGGGTTCCCAAAAatgttgaattgattttaaaaaataatttttataacctTTTGAGTTCATTTCACtaacttatatataatatttattttattttataaattaaaaaataaattttgattcagTTGTGTTGAGGGTAAGATCCAAAAAGGAAGGGTTGTGATGGTATttggggagagagagagagagagagagagagagagagagagagattagtTGGGAGCCATTGTTAGTTATATATGGTGGGTTGTGATCTCGAGGTGCCACATGTCCTGGTGTTATTGGTGATCGAGAGTGATACATTAGTTGGTCTGCCATGGCAAGTATGGGCCTAAGTGTGGCTACTAGGGTGACGATTGGACAAGTTGTCAATCGTGTCAAACGAAATTAGTGTTTGGAAACTGGTGTTATAAATGATAGTTCAATAGGGTTCACATATGGTTTATGTACAGGTGTGCCTGGATTGAGGGTATTTGAGGAGTTCTCATATCGTGGTCGAGCGAGGTGTTTGGAAAGGAGTTCACACATTTGGTGCTCCGAGAGGTGGTATGTGTTTTCTCAAGGCGCGGTGCTCACTCTAAGGAGTggttgtaacaacctgttttttagTGGTGTAGGAAACAGTGGTTTTAAGACCATGATTCTGACTAGtgagtttgtatttttttatttatttaataattacagGGTTATTATAGTgctatattaaaatttggttagaaaattttaatgtttagatagttaatttagtaaaaaggactaaatcgtaaaagttgtaaaagcCAATCGTCATagattattattagtataatggcttaaaaatttaaagtaaaaaattttaaatgaaaattaaccCTTAATTAAATATAGTGGACAAGGATGATAATTATGAAATTTGgattgtttttaaaggttaaaatggtaaattaataattaaaaacaaaaacaaatgaaaactaaCATTTTGTCATCTTCCATAAGCTTCTCCAccgatttttgaaaaaaaatgagacACCATTTTTATGCGCTTGAAGTTTGGCTAGCTTGTAACCTTTCATATCAAGAAACGGATCAATCGATCGACAAAAACAGGAAAGgaaaagtcgtcgagtagtcgtCATAACATGTCGTTAGCTATCGTATTTTGGCAAGTTTGTATTACACTGATTATGTAGTTAATGTTTTAACTTAGTATGTAATAGATTTTTGAAATTGGATAATGCTTTGTTCTATTACTTATTAATGAAATGGATAAATAAAGTTTGAGCATGAGATGGTCTTGGAAAAGCAAATTAAACTcgtgtgaacttagtgaatagctaggatacaaataTCATGTCATTAAGGCATAGCAGACAGTTTGTGCCAATGTTATATTCagcaggtactatgtaccggtgATGGATACCATATCGATGGTTGAGGTTCTACATGTGTTACAGATTCTTTGAAGCTTGTGTAAGCAGTATCAAGTATCAGTTAATGTCTTTATGTTAACTCGTATGAGCATTACCCTCCCATGTATCTGAAGCTGATTTACTATTGTTCTCCGAGCAAGAATTTAGCTATTAAGATGAAAAAGGAACAAGATGATACGATGAATTATATCTTGGTACATGATTATTTGACATGTGTTTTAATGATATGAAACGTCTAGGTTTGATTACTTTGGGTAGTTGGAATGGTGAAATACGATAAAGGAATTGTTAGTTTCATTGTTATGTAcggtttatatttaaattaataggtatgatatgtttgattttacgaacttattaaactttaaataagcttagtttatttggttttatttttggtAGATTGTTAGACTTTCGCTGTCGATTGGAACATcattggagatcacactatcagACAACTCTTTCAGTAGCTATCTGTTTATTTTGGcctggttataagtggcatgtaaatagggttttAGATATTTAAGTCATAAGTATTATGATAATAAGATGTGCATTTTGAAAAACATGGTTTATGTGTTGATATAAATTCTATTTGGTAACTTGGTTGGTTGGGGTGTGTGATGGTGTATGCATGAGTTGATATTTAGATGCATTTTAATGGTTGCTTCGATATGTTTATGGTAATAGGCAACTTGGAATGCTTTGTGCTTTGTTGAGATGATTAATTTGGTTATGGTAAGTTATGAATTTAGGGTGAGGTATATGAGCATTTGATGGTTTAGTTTATGGCTAAACTTTGGTATTTGGCATCTAAAATTTGAAgaatgttttgaatgaatttaacttatggtacatgttttggttgaatggttgttgtatatatttgaattgaGGTGTCAATGagagcatattggttaggcacataggttgacTGTGAATTGGTATATTTTGTCTTGTTTTAGCATATTTTGAATAGATTTGAAAGTTGGTTATTGCATAGTTTGGTGtctaagttttggtatgtgaaaTGGCTTGTGTTTGAAGGTGTTTTGGGGCATACACAGTCTGCCACACAACCATGTTTCGCATACGATTACATGACACAACCATGTGGCCTCTTTGATTTTTGGTGCAGGACTGACCACACGGCCTCAAAAAGTTACATGGCTAGGCAACACAGCCGTATGACCCTAAGTTACACGAACTCAGATTGTTACACGGTTTGGCCACATGGCCACGTTCTtgagccacacgaccatgttcttgagccacacgggctaagccctatcacacggcctagccacacgaccgtgtgacctatgttttcactttttactcaaaaatttttaaaagtttcattttaatccaGAATGGTTTTCAGTTTGTTTTTAATGTCTCGTAAGCTCGATTTAGGTCTTGAATTGATTGAATAGCATGGAAATGAATggttataatttatttgtttgtttttttttattgattttatgatAAATGTTCATGATTTAATATTGGAAGGCCTTATAGTTAAGGTTGGGTGATCGaaccaggtatagggtgttacatttagtgatatcagagctacaatttaatTGATTCTAAGACTGAACGTAGAATGTAttaagtctagaaatacatgtcactGTATAACATGTGATAGTATGATGACTCCTGATCAGTTTGACTTGTTTTCTTATAGATTAATGATCTTAACTGATTTCAATCGTTTAGATTCTGACGATACTCAAAATAATATTCCGACCATTGATCAATGGGCTGCCCATAACGTACCTGAATTTCAAAAGCCTAGAGAAGAGGCTCATAATGCCTTTTTTTCATATGATGCAAGATATGTTTAATACATACATGAGAGCTAATCTCGAGGTTCGAAAACCTCCACCCCCTTATCCTCAAAGCTCGATACaaccaaataatcacataatttctattgataaagtTCGAAAGTGTGGAGCTGAAGAGTTCCGTGGTAAGATAGGTGATGACCCAGCTAGAACTGAATACTAGTTATAGCATATACAGAGGATTCTAGATGAGGTGTGTCCTCTGGATAACTGTTCAAGATATGTTGTATCATTGTTGAAAGAAGAAGCTTTTTACTAGTGGTCGACTCTAATTCATGTTGTACCTAAGGAACATGTAAATTGGAAATTCTTCAAAGctgagttcaaaaagaaatacgTTAGTAAAAGATATCTcaataagaagaaaaagaaattccTTGAGTTGAAATAGGGTAACATATCAGTTGTGGAATACGAGTGTGAGTTTGTTCAACTCAGTAAATATGCTATCGAAATTGTATCTTCTGAGGGAGAAATGTGTATTTGTTTTGAAGATGgcttaaatgatgaaatcaaacTGTTAGTCAGTGTtatagaaatcagagaatttgtaaTATTGTCTGACAGagcttagaaaataaaagaagtttaAAATCACAAGAAATAGACAAAAACAAAAGCTCGTGACTTTAATAAACGTAACTCAACCAAAACATTTTCTGCTTCCCTACAGAAGAAGATGAAAGAATTGAGTAGCCGTTTTTCAGCACCATCTAGGTTTTCGGGCAGAGATCAATCGAAACAAAACAACATGAGATCACCGACTTCTTCAAGCTTCAGGGCATGTAGCGTCCAAAATGTAAACAAACCAGAATTTAGTCAATAAGGCTGGTATCACTTTGGTAAGTGTACATTGAAAGTCAGATCCTGCTTTATTTATGGTCTTCCGATCATTTTAAGAGTGATTGCTCGAAATGAACTGAGTCAAATAGAGATAAGAATGCAAAACTTGTTGTTACTTCTACCAGAGGTAGATGAACAGGAAATAGTGGTGCTGCAAGAGTTAGTAGAAGTGGGACAAAGGATTCAGCAGTTCGATTAGAAGCTTGAGCTCCTGCTAGAGCTCATACAACGTGCATGTAAGGAGGCTTCAGCTACTGATGTTATTGTTGGTAccttttctatctttgatgttACTATAGATGTATTAGTTGACCTTGGatcgacacattcatatatatatgcactATGTTAGTAACTGAAAAGAATTTACCAGTTGAGTCAATTGAATATGTCATTAAAGTAACGAACCCATTAGGTTGGAATGTCATAGTTGATTTGATATGCAAACAATGTGCACTGAAAATTCAGGGCTACAACTTTTTTACTgatgatgttactgccatttaaCGAATTTAACGTTTTCTTGGGAATAGATTGGTTGATTGttcatgatgctattgtgaactgccgTAAAAACGGATTGATTTGAGATGctagaatggtaaattgattTATGTTGAATCTATAAACTCTGATTGCGTTTCAAATATAATTTCAGCACAGAAAGTGATCCGAAAAGGCTATGATTCAGTTTTAGCTTATATTATGGATTCCAGAGTatcaaaaaagaaagttgattAGGTATCGATAGTATGTGAGTTtacagatgtttttcctgaggagttgttAGGTTTACCATCATAgtgagaagttgaatttgttattgaGTTAGTGTCAGGGACTGCTCCAATTTTGATTGCTCCATACCGAATGGCTCCAACCAAACTAAATGAACTAAAAGCTTAGTTGTTAGAATTGATTTATAGAGGTTTTATTCGATTGAGTACATCACATTGTGGTGCACCTggtttgtttgtgaaaaagaaagacgggtcgatgagattgtgtatagattatcgacaatTGACAAAGTcacgataaaaaataaatactcattgcctcgtattgatgatttatttgatcagttgaaaagtgCCAAAGTGTTTTCGAATAATGATCTCAAATATGGTTACTATCATTTGAGAGTTAAAGATGTCGATGTATCAAAAATAGTGTTTAGAACTCATTACGGACACTACGAATTTCTAGTCATGCTATTTGGATTGACAAATGCC contains the following coding sequences:
- the LOC107910031 gene encoding transcription repressor MYB4 encodes the protein MRKPCCDKQDTNKGAWSKQEDEKLINYIRIHGEGCWRTLPQAAGLLRCGKSCRLRWINYLRPDLKRGNFTEDEEDLIIKLHALLGNRWSLIAGRLPGRTDNEVKNYWNSHLRRKLINMGIDPNNHRLITHNHLPRPHDSNSGASIISPASKVPVTDNSNIHPPEKSRGDNDQVSDAASSLEDHQLPDLNLDLTISVSASTVDKVKDDRRKSQKQSNIIEDP